One segment of Bradyrhizobium sp. WD16 DNA contains the following:
- a CDS encoding N4-gp56 family major capsid protein encodes MASTTYGVNDTLSNKLWAKKLSAEALKETYFGRFMGTGSDNMIQLKNETSTNAGDSVTFGLRMQLSGDGVTEAQTLQGNEESLTTYSDKVLINELAHAVRVRNKNTIDAQRVPFSLRDEAKLGLKDWFSNRFDSAMFNHLAGNTLVTDMRYAGNNTITAPSAGRIYRGGTASDDAAINTDNTRTFNLAVIDACVERAGTATPLIRPIKINGENKFLMFLHDYQVTDLRTNTNSGQWLDIQKAALAGGAGSKSPIYTGALGEYNGVILHKSNRIPMGVSNAGAQQTSTRRAVFCGAQAGALAFGKEFSDGVNYKWVEDLFDYERELGVSAQTIWGVKKAVFNATDFGTLVATTYAVAH; translated from the coding sequence ATGGCATCCACCACCTACGGCGTGAACGACACGCTTTCCAACAAGCTGTGGGCCAAGAAGCTCTCGGCCGAAGCCCTGAAGGAGACCTATTTCGGCCGCTTCATGGGCACGGGCTCGGACAACATGATCCAGCTCAAGAACGAGACCTCGACCAATGCCGGTGACAGCGTCACCTTCGGGCTGCGCATGCAGCTCTCCGGCGACGGCGTCACCGAGGCCCAGACCCTCCAGGGCAACGAGGAGAGCCTGACCACCTATTCCGACAAGGTGCTGATCAACGAACTCGCCCACGCGGTGCGGGTCCGCAACAAGAACACCATCGACGCCCAGCGCGTGCCGTTCTCGCTGCGCGACGAGGCCAAGCTCGGGCTCAAGGACTGGTTCTCGAACCGCTTCGACAGCGCGATGTTCAACCACCTCGCCGGCAACACGCTGGTGACGGACATGCGCTACGCCGGCAACAACACCATCACCGCGCCGTCGGCGGGGCGGATCTATCGCGGCGGCACCGCCAGCGACGACGCCGCGATCAACACCGACAACACCAGGACGTTCAATCTCGCGGTCATCGACGCCTGCGTCGAGCGCGCCGGCACCGCGACGCCGCTGATCCGGCCGATCAAGATCAACGGCGAGAACAAGTTCCTGATGTTCCTGCACGACTACCAGGTCACCGACCTGCGCACCAACACCAACAGCGGCCAGTGGCTCGACATCCAGAAGGCGGCGCTGGCCGGCGGCGCCGGCTCGAAGTCGCCGATCTATACCGGCGCCCTCGGCGAGTACAACGGCGTCATCCTGCACAAGTCGAACCGCATTCCCATGGGCGTCTCCAATGCCGGGGCACAGCAGACCTCGACCCGGCGCGCCGTGTTCTGCGGCGCCCAGGCCGGCGCGCTGGCCTTCGGCAAGGAGTTCTCGGACGGGGTCAATTACAAATGGGTCGAAGACCTGTTCGACTACGAGCGC